One window of Nymphaea colorata isolate Beijing-Zhang1983 chromosome 1, ASM883128v2, whole genome shotgun sequence genomic DNA carries:
- the LOC116267928 gene encoding CASP-like protein 2D1: MKTTMEDTPMILMSFLNLKLIEFCIRLLVFPLCTASLWLMVSNKQVNIYGELKYDTLSGLEYMIIINAMAIGYTLVAVPLSCHRSSAKNWVLFTLDQIIAYLMTTSGSAAMEVLYLAYKGDRVVSWSTACDSYGEFCGKAKVSLLFHFMSLLCFIVLSGASAYRVFSKFEAPKEVADENM; this comes from the exons ATGAAAACCACCATGGAAGATACCCCCATGATTCTGATGTCATTTTTGAACCTGAAACTAATCGAGTTTTGCATCAGACTCCTGGTTTTTCCTCTCTGCACTGCTTCTCTATGGCTAATGGTGAGCAACAAGCAGGTTAACATCTATGGCGAGCTAAAATACGACACCTTGTCCGGGCTGGA GTACATGATCATCATAAATGCCATGGCAATCGGATATACACTTGTTGCAGTGCCACTGTCGTGTCATAGGAGTTCAGCGAAAAATTGGGTCCTCTTTACGTTGGACCAG ATTATAGCATATCTGATGACCACTTCAGGATCTGCAGCGATGGAGGTCTTGTACTTAGCTTATAAAGGTGACAGAGTTGTTTCATGGAGCACTGCCTGTGATAGCTATGGGGAGTTCTGTGGTAAAGCAAAGGTGTCtttgcttttccattttatgtCATTGTTGTGTTTTATTGTCCTATCTGGAGCTTCAGCCTATAGAGTTTTTAGTAAGTTTGAAGCTCCAAAAGAAGTGGCAGATGAGAACATGTAA
- the LOC116264808 gene encoding probable beta-1,3-galactosyltransferase 3, translated as MSWKSRGSEASFSRNVVSKRWTLFLCLASFCAGLLFTNRMWTVPEAKDIRVTTVEEKLKLVSEGCDHQARQEKGDPKDILGEVSKTHHAIQTLDKTISNLEMELAAARAAHESILNGSPISENPKVAQTSGKRQYLMVVGINTAFSSRKRRDSVRATWMPQGEKRKKLEEEKGIIMRFVIGHSATPGGILDKAIEAEDSKHGDFLRLDHVEGYLELSAKTKTYFATAVARWDADFYIKVDDDVHVNIATLGTTLATHRSKPRVYIGCMKSGPVLAQKGVRYHEPEYWKFGEEGNKYFRHATGQLYAISKDLATYISINQHVLHKYANEDVSLGSWFIGLDVEHIDDRRLCCGTPPDCEWKAQAGNICVASFDWRCSGICNSADRMKDVHQRCGEGESTMWSAVF; from the exons ATGTCTTGGAAGAGCAGAGGATCTGAAGCATCCTTCTCCCGGAATGTGGTCTCGAAAAGATGGACTCTCTTCCTCTGTCTGGCGAGCTTCTGTGCTGGACTGCTCTTTACCAACAG GATGTGGACTGTACCTGAAGCAAAAGACATTAGGGTGACCACGGTTGAGGAAAAGCTTAAATTGGTTTCGGAAGGGTGTGACCATCAAGCT AGACAGGAGAAGGGAGACCCAAAAGATATCCTTGGGGAAGTTTCAAAGACTCATCATGCTATCCA AACCTTGGACAAgacaatttcaaatttggagATGGAATTGgcagctgcaagggcagcacATGAGTCAATACTCAATGGTTCTCCTATTTCCGAAAACCCAAAGGTTGCACAGACAAGTGGAAAAAGACAATATCTAATGGTTGTTGGAATAAATACTGCCTTCAGTAGCCGTAAACGAAGAGATTCAGTTAGAGCTACCTGGATGCCACAAG gtgaaaagagaaagaagcttGAGGAAGAGAAAGGCATCATCATGCGCTTTGTGATTGGTCATAG TGCTACACCTGGTGGCATTTTGGATAAAGCCATTGAGGCTGAAGACAGTAAACATGGGGATTTCCTCAGGctg GACCATGTTGAAGGATATCTTGAACTCTCTGCAAAGACAAAGACATACTTTGCTACTGCTGTTGCAAGGTGGGATGCAGATTTCTACATCAAGGTTGATGATGATGTCCATGTGAACATAG CAACACTAGGAACAACATTGGCTACTCACAGATCAAAGCCTCGAGTTTATATAGGGTGTATGAAGTCTGGCCCTGTCCTTGCACAGAA AGGTGTCAGATACCATGAGCCTGAGTACTGGAAATTTGGTGAGGAGGGTAACAAATATTTCAGGCATGCAACTGGTCAACTGTATGCGATTTCAAAGGACCTGGCCACATATATATCAATTAATCA GCATGTACTGCACAAATATGCAAATGAGGATGTTTCGCTGGGTTCTTGGTTTATAGGATTAGATGTAGAACACATCGACGATCGCAGGCTGTGTTGTGGTACTCCACCTG ATTGTGAGTGGAAAGCTCAAGCTGGAAATATCTGTGTTGCGTCATTTGACTGGAGATGCAGTGGCATATGCAACTCTGCCGATAGAATGAAGGACGTTCATCAACGATGTGGCGAAGGTGAGAGTACAATGTGGAGTGCAGTTTTCTGA